A window of the Tessaracoccus sp. MC1865 genome harbors these coding sequences:
- the metW gene encoding methionine biosynthesis protein MetW, protein MTSSLFRPDLAIITSLIPEGSRVLDLGCGNGDLLAMLHAKGCTGTGVDVAPDRVLNCLRRGVDVIELDLDTQLGEFASDSYDFVVLSRTLQTVHRPRAVLTEMGRIALHSIVTMPNFAHWRNRLRLMRGRMPMSKDLPFKWYDTPNVHHTSLTDLEPLFSKLGMVIDRRIPLDAEGHPHKLGNLAANWAASSSLYLLHARR, encoded by the coding sequence GTGACCTCCAGCCTCTTCAGGCCTGACCTGGCCATCATCACGTCCCTGATCCCGGAGGGGAGCCGGGTGTTGGACCTCGGCTGCGGCAACGGCGATCTGCTGGCCATGCTGCACGCCAAGGGTTGCACCGGCACCGGCGTCGATGTCGCCCCGGACCGGGTGCTCAACTGCCTGCGCCGCGGCGTCGACGTGATCGAACTGGACCTGGACACCCAACTGGGGGAGTTCGCCTCAGACTCCTACGACTTCGTGGTGCTGTCGCGCACCCTCCAGACGGTGCACAGGCCCCGCGCCGTCCTCACCGAGATGGGCCGCATCGCGCTGCATTCGATCGTCACCATGCCCAACTTCGCGCACTGGCGCAACAGGCTCCGGCTCATGCGGGGCCGGATGCCGATGTCGAAGGACCTGCCCTTCAAGTGGTACGACACACCCAACGTGCACCACACGTCGCTGACGGATCTCGAACCGCTCTTCAGCAAGCTGGGCATGGTGATCGACCGTCGGATCCCGCTCGACGCCGAGGGCCACCCCCACAAGCTGGGGAACCTGGCGGCGAACTGGGCGGCCAGTTCCTCGCTCTACCTGTTGCACGCCCGCCGTTAG
- a CDS encoding RNA polymerase-binding protein RbpA — protein MADRALRGVGLGSKTFEDEQGIEFAERQNLGFDCPKGHHFEVTFAAEAELPTEWECKQCGLMAVRSDGVVGEEKVEKPVRTHWDMLRERRSIPELEDILEEQLAKLRESDRLY, from the coding sequence ATGGCTGATCGTGCATTGCGTGGCGTCGGTCTCGGCTCGAAGACTTTTGAAGACGAGCAGGGCATCGAGTTCGCAGAACGTCAGAACCTTGGATTCGACTGTCCAAAGGGACACCACTTCGAAGTGACCTTCGCCGCAGAGGCCGAACTCCCCACCGAATGGGAGTGCAAGCAGTGTGGCCTCATGGCCGTACGCTCCGACGGCGTCGTGGGCGAAGAGAAGGTCGAGAAGCCCGTGCGTACCCACTGGGACATGCTGCGGGAACGTCGCTCGATCCCTGAGCTGGAAGACATCCTCGAGGAGCAGCTGGCCAAGCTGCGCGAGTCTGACAGGCTCTACTAG
- the lnt gene encoding apolipoprotein N-acyltransferase yields the protein MISRPALPVGVSALLAVCIGLLIGAGQAPMGVWPATIAGLALFTWFMAARRPGTAFGYGYLIGLAMNVLTVSWVSVLGIWVGVALVAFLSLWWALLALVVSRLVRLRFWPLLVPAAWVAMEFVSGKIPFGGFSWTRLGFTVVDQPMSGWLGFVGVTGVSYLVALVANSLLFAALDRTRRVRVLAGALAIFVVGGLLNLTPHADPETTVTIAVVQPNVNRQEHGTGSYARSVTNNALSETVFALAEARTGDWPTLDFVLWPENATDVDPILDPETRRMVEVAALLAEVPIFVGAVMNGPEPDTRQTSSLWWDPLDGPGDIYHKRDLVPFGEWIPFRDVLLPRLPILRQIGRQSVPGEGPGVVDAPIAENPHLQVGTIICFELAYDDTSYDAVRGGGEIIVSQSNTNTYGGTFQPAQQLVINRVRAMETGREVVVSTLNSLTGLVDTRGRVHDFTSEFEAANRIVSVPLRYSISLPVRMGSAPAWAALIVTLAALAYAYRRRGPEAGSIAGNNSPQGQPHDQH from the coding sequence GTGATCTCCCGACCCGCCCTGCCCGTCGGCGTCTCAGCATTGCTGGCCGTCTGCATCGGCCTGCTGATCGGTGCCGGTCAGGCGCCCATGGGTGTGTGGCCAGCCACGATCGCCGGCCTGGCGCTGTTCACCTGGTTCATGGCCGCGCGCCGCCCGGGGACGGCCTTCGGCTACGGCTACCTGATCGGTCTGGCCATGAACGTCCTCACGGTCTCGTGGGTCTCGGTGCTGGGCATCTGGGTGGGTGTGGCCCTCGTCGCCTTCCTGTCGCTGTGGTGGGCGCTGCTCGCACTGGTGGTGTCGCGGCTGGTGCGGCTTCGGTTCTGGCCGCTGCTGGTGCCCGCCGCCTGGGTGGCCATGGAGTTCGTGTCAGGCAAGATCCCGTTCGGCGGCTTCTCGTGGACCAGGCTGGGGTTCACCGTCGTGGACCAGCCGATGTCCGGGTGGCTGGGTTTCGTCGGCGTCACGGGGGTGTCCTATCTGGTCGCCCTGGTGGCCAACTCGCTCCTCTTCGCGGCTTTGGACCGCACGCGCCGGGTCAGGGTGCTGGCAGGCGCCCTGGCCATCTTCGTCGTCGGCGGCCTGCTCAACCTGACCCCGCACGCTGATCCCGAGACCACTGTCACGATCGCCGTCGTGCAGCCCAACGTGAACCGGCAGGAACACGGCACGGGGTCGTACGCGCGCTCGGTCACCAACAACGCGCTGAGCGAAACCGTGTTCGCGCTGGCTGAGGCCCGCACCGGCGACTGGCCCACGCTGGACTTCGTGCTGTGGCCGGAGAACGCCACGGACGTCGACCCCATCCTGGATCCGGAGACCCGCCGCATGGTGGAGGTGGCAGCGCTGTTGGCGGAGGTGCCGATCTTCGTGGGCGCCGTGATGAACGGCCCCGAGCCGGACACCCGCCAGACGTCCAGCCTCTGGTGGGACCCGTTGGACGGGCCCGGAGACATCTACCACAAGCGCGACCTCGTGCCCTTCGGCGAATGGATCCCGTTCCGCGACGTGCTGCTGCCCAGGTTGCCCATCCTGCGTCAGATCGGCCGCCAGTCGGTCCCGGGCGAGGGGCCTGGGGTCGTCGACGCCCCCATCGCGGAGAACCCGCACCTCCAGGTGGGCACCATCATCTGCTTCGAACTCGCCTATGACGACACCAGCTACGACGCGGTGCGCGGCGGGGGCGAGATCATCGTCTCCCAGTCGAACACCAACACCTACGGTGGCACCTTCCAGCCCGCCCAGCAGTTGGTCATCAACCGGGTGCGGGCCATGGAGACCGGCCGCGAGGTGGTCGTCTCCACGCTCAACTCGCTCACTGGGCTCGTCGACACGCGGGGTCGGGTGCACGACTTCACCTCGGAGTTCGAGGCGGCCAACCGCATCGTGTCCGTCCCGCTGCGCTACAGCATCAGCCTGCCGGTCAGGATGGGCTCCGCGCCGGCTTGGGCCGCGCTCATCGTCACGCTGGCGGCTTTGGCCTATGCCTACCGTCGCCGTGGACCGGAGGCCGGTAGCATTGCCGGGAACAACTCACCCCAAGGACAGCCACATGACCAGCACTGA
- a CDS encoding homoserine O-acetyltransferase — protein MTSPGSVGLVETHSARLFDDGFATRSGTTLPFVDVAYETYGRLNAQRSNAIYICHALTGDAHAAGFHEGDSRPGWWDNLIGSGRAIDTDQWFVVCSNMLGGCQGTTGPASINPATGEPYGLDFPLLDMGDFVEVHRGLARHLGIAKFAAVVGGSLGGMQVLQWALDHPEDLSRAMIFAASSRLTAQNIAFSAVGRQAIMRDPHFHDGAFLSRGSAPDIGLSVARMLAHITYLSEEAFQEKFGRNAQRGELSPNFGIDFAVESYLEYQGERFLSRFDALSYLYLTRVMDYFDAFADPSALDRLVADPVKFLLISFTSDWRFSTAHTRRIVRHLEGARIPTSFREIESTWGHDSFLLELPDYHATVRAFLDRAAEETS, from the coding sequence GTGACTTCCCCTGGCAGCGTCGGACTGGTCGAGACCCACTCGGCCCGCCTCTTCGACGACGGCTTCGCCACCCGCAGCGGCACCACGTTGCCCTTCGTGGATGTCGCCTACGAGACCTACGGCAGGCTGAACGCCCAGCGCAGCAACGCCATCTACATCTGCCACGCGTTGACGGGCGATGCCCATGCCGCCGGCTTCCACGAGGGCGACAGCAGGCCGGGCTGGTGGGACAACCTCATCGGCTCAGGCAGGGCGATCGACACGGACCAGTGGTTCGTGGTGTGCTCCAACATGCTCGGCGGCTGCCAGGGCACCACCGGACCCGCGTCGATCAACCCGGCCACCGGCGAACCGTACGGGTTGGACTTCCCGCTGCTCGACATGGGTGACTTCGTGGAGGTGCACCGGGGGCTCGCCCGTCATCTGGGCATCGCGAAGTTCGCGGCCGTCGTCGGCGGCTCCCTCGGCGGCATGCAGGTGTTGCAGTGGGCCCTCGACCACCCCGAGGACCTCTCACGGGCCATGATCTTCGCCGCATCCTCGCGGCTCACCGCGCAGAACATCGCCTTCTCCGCAGTGGGACGGCAGGCGATCATGCGCGATCCGCACTTCCACGACGGCGCGTTCCTCTCGCGGGGCAGCGCGCCGGACATCGGCCTGTCCGTGGCGCGCATGCTGGCACACATCACCTACCTCTCGGAGGAGGCGTTCCAGGAGAAGTTCGGGCGCAACGCCCAACGCGGTGAACTGTCGCCGAACTTCGGCATCGACTTCGCCGTCGAGAGCTACCTGGAGTACCAGGGCGAGCGGTTCCTCAGCCGCTTCGATGCGCTGAGCTACCTGTATCTCACGCGGGTGATGGACTACTTCGACGCCTTCGCGGACCCTTCGGCCCTCGACCGGCTGGTTGCGGATCCCGTGAAGTTCCTGTTGATCAGCTTCACCAGCGACTGGCGGTTCTCGACCGCCCACACCCGTCGCATCGTGAGGCATCTCGAGGGTGCGCGGATCCCCACCTCGTTCCGGGAGATCGAATCCACCTGGGGCCACGACTCGTTCCTGCTCGAACTGCCCGACTACCACGCGACGGTGCGGGCGTTCCTGGACAGGGCAGCAGAGGAGACCTCGTGA
- the pdxY gene encoding pyridoxal kinase PdxY — translation MTTVLSIQSAVAYGHAGNSSAVFPLQRLGVDVWPVHTVNFSNHTGYGSWRGPLIPADDVWEVVQGINDRGVLGRVDALLCGYMGAPEVGKVILDAGALIKEQNPKALFCADPVMGDVGRGFYARPGIPEFWRDHVVGAVDIMTPNLFELEFLTGRQTTSMAGVIEAAQELRARGPRVVVVTSVVGADASADVMRMVAVDDSGAWEVTTPVIDRTFTGSGDLTTAVFLAKWLKTQDSGDALGQTASVVYSVLEATAAADHEELRLVAAQNDLVDPRFVFMATRL, via the coding sequence ATGACCACAGTCCTGTCCATCCAGTCAGCCGTCGCCTACGGCCACGCAGGGAACTCATCGGCGGTTTTCCCGCTCCAGCGCCTGGGTGTCGACGTGTGGCCGGTGCACACAGTGAACTTCTCCAACCACACCGGCTACGGCAGTTGGAGGGGTCCGCTGATCCCGGCGGACGACGTGTGGGAGGTCGTCCAGGGCATCAACGACAGGGGAGTCCTGGGAAGGGTCGACGCCCTGCTGTGCGGGTACATGGGTGCGCCCGAGGTCGGCAAGGTGATCCTGGATGCCGGTGCCCTCATCAAGGAGCAGAACCCCAAGGCGCTCTTCTGCGCTGATCCGGTGATGGGCGACGTCGGTCGCGGCTTCTACGCCCGCCCGGGCATCCCGGAGTTCTGGCGCGATCACGTCGTCGGGGCCGTTGACATCATGACGCCGAACCTGTTCGAGTTGGAGTTCCTGACCGGGAGGCAGACCACGTCGATGGCCGGCGTCATCGAGGCCGCGCAGGAACTGCGGGCGAGAGGGCCGCGGGTGGTGGTGGTCACCTCTGTGGTCGGGGCTGACGCCTCGGCCGACGTCATGCGGATGGTGGCCGTCGACGATTCGGGCGCCTGGGAAGTCACCACCCCGGTCATCGACCGCACCTTCACCGGCTCCGGGGACCTCACCACCGCCGTGTTCTTGGCGAAGTGGCTGAAGACGCAGGATTCGGGCGATGCGCTGGGCCAGACAGCCTCCGTCGTCTACTCGGTGCTGGAGGCGACGGCGGCGGCAGACCACGAGGAACTGCGCCTCGTGGCCGCACAGAACGACCTGGTGGACCCACGGTTCGTCTTCATGGCCACGCGCCTCTGA
- a CDS encoding O-acetylhomoserine aminocarboxypropyltransferase/cysteine synthase family protein, with protein MSYRPETLAVHAGQETPDPTTNSRAVPIYQTTSFVFDDAEHAADLFALRKPGNIYSRLMNPTSDVLEQRLTALEGGVGSLVTASGASAVTYAVLNLTYSGDNIVALSTLYGGTFALFAHTLAQFGIEARFVDPSKPEELAQHVDEKTKLVFGETVGNPALNVIDLDAWSAAAHELGLPFIVDNTVPTPHLTRVFDHGVDVAVHSLTKYLGGHGTSLGGVLIDSGNFDWNAHAERFPGLTGPDAAYHGVVWTEAVGNLAYIIRARTVLMRNTGATISPFNSFLVLQGVETLHLRMERHSENALKVARFLEQHPQVDWVNYPGLESSPTHEVALRILKGGFGGLVSFGISGGRAAGQQFVESLELFSHLANIGDAKSLVIHNASTTHSQLSDEELAAAGVPAEMVRLSVGIEHIDDIIADLTQALDQI; from the coding sequence ATGAGCTACCGCCCGGAAACCTTGGCCGTTCATGCCGGCCAGGAAACGCCTGATCCCACCACCAACTCCCGCGCCGTCCCGATCTACCAGACCACCAGCTTCGTCTTCGACGACGCCGAGCATGCCGCAGACCTGTTCGCCCTCCGCAAGCCGGGCAACATCTACTCGCGGCTCATGAACCCCACCAGCGACGTACTCGAGCAGCGACTCACGGCCCTCGAGGGTGGCGTCGGCTCACTCGTCACAGCATCCGGTGCCTCGGCAGTGACGTACGCGGTGCTCAACCTGACCTACTCGGGCGACAACATCGTCGCCCTCTCCACGCTCTACGGCGGCACCTTCGCCCTCTTCGCGCACACGCTGGCCCAGTTCGGCATCGAGGCGCGCTTCGTGGACCCGAGCAAGCCGGAGGAACTGGCCCAGCACGTCGACGAGAAGACCAAGCTGGTCTTCGGCGAAACCGTGGGCAACCCCGCCCTCAACGTCATCGACCTCGACGCCTGGTCGGCCGCCGCCCACGAGCTCGGCCTGCCGTTCATCGTCGACAACACCGTCCCGACGCCGCACCTGACCCGCGTGTTCGACCATGGCGTCGACGTGGCCGTGCATTCCCTCACCAAGTACCTCGGAGGCCACGGCACCTCGCTGGGCGGGGTCCTCATCGACTCCGGGAACTTCGACTGGAACGCGCACGCGGAGCGTTTTCCGGGGCTCACCGGCCCGGACGCCGCCTACCACGGGGTGGTCTGGACGGAGGCCGTGGGCAACCTCGCCTACATCATCCGGGCGCGCACCGTTCTCATGCGCAACACCGGCGCCACCATCTCGCCGTTCAACTCGTTCCTCGTCCTGCAGGGAGTCGAGACGCTCCACCTGCGGATGGAACGCCACAGCGAGAACGCGCTCAAGGTGGCGCGCTTCCTGGAGCAGCACCCCCAGGTGGATTGGGTGAACTACCCGGGTCTGGAGTCGAGCCCCACCCACGAGGTGGCGCTGCGCATCCTCAAGGGCGGTTTCGGCGGCCTGGTCTCCTTCGGCATCTCCGGCGGGCGGGCGGCAGGGCAGCAGTTCGTCGAATCACTTGAGTTGTTCAGTCACCTGGCCAACATCGGCGACGCCAAGTCGCTCGTGATCCACAACGCCTCCACCACCCACTCGCAGTTGAGCGACGAGGAACTGGCCGCGGCCGGGGTGCCGGCTGAGATGGTGCGGCTCTCGGTGGGGATCGAGCACATCGACGACATCATCGCCGACCTCACGCAGGCGCTGGACCAGATCTAG
- a CDS encoding polyprenol monophosphomannose synthase, which translates to MTSTDALDRVLVIIPTYNESQNIESITNRLRKAVPHAHILIADDNSPDGTGEIADRLAGGDENVHVMHRTGKQGLGAAYLAGFEWGLERGYGVLVSHDADGSHQPEELPRLLQAINDGADMVKGSRWVRGGSIVNWPASRVLISKGGSLWTRLMLGIPVKDATGGFNAYRATTLRGMNLNEVASAGYCFQIDLVWRAIKHGFKVVEVPIEFVEREFGDSKMNRSIVVEALIRTTLWGIDHRLGQLGRAASGLLGRGRNKDR; encoded by the coding sequence ATGACCAGCACTGACGCGCTCGACCGGGTGCTCGTGATCATCCCGACGTACAACGAGTCGCAGAACATCGAGAGCATCACGAACCGGCTGCGCAAGGCCGTGCCGCACGCCCACATCCTCATCGCGGACGACAACTCGCCGGACGGCACCGGTGAGATCGCCGACAGGCTGGCAGGCGGGGACGAGAACGTCCACGTGATGCACCGCACCGGCAAGCAGGGTCTGGGGGCCGCCTATCTCGCCGGCTTCGAGTGGGGGCTGGAGCGCGGCTACGGCGTCCTCGTGTCCCATGACGCCGACGGCTCACACCAGCCCGAAGAACTGCCGCGCCTCCTGCAGGCCATCAATGACGGTGCGGACATGGTGAAGGGCTCGCGCTGGGTGCGCGGTGGCTCGATCGTCAACTGGCCGGCGTCGCGCGTGCTCATCTCCAAGGGCGGTTCGCTCTGGACCAGGCTGATGCTCGGCATCCCGGTCAAGGACGCCACGGGTGGCTTCAACGCCTACCGCGCCACCACGTTGCGCGGCATGAACCTCAACGAAGTGGCGTCGGCTGGCTACTGCTTCCAGATCGACCTGGTGTGGCGGGCCATCAAGCATGGTTTCAAGGTGGTCGAGGTTCCCATCGAGTTCGTGGAGCGCGAATTCGGCGACTCCAAGATGAACCGCAGCATCGTCGTCGAAGCACTCATCCGCACCACCCTCTGGGGCATCGATCACCGGCTGGGCCAGCTCGGCCGCGCCGCGTCGGGCCTGCTCGGGCGCGGACGCAACAAGGACCGCTAA
- a CDS encoding O-acetyl-ADP-ribose deacetylase, with translation MVKVKVIRGDITQQDVDAVVNAANNRMRGGGGVDGAIHRAGGPAVLEECITRFPHGLATGDAGWTTAGDMPAHWVIHTVGPNYAAGERDRGLLVSCYRRSLEVADELGARSVAFPLISAGIYGWPKGDAIAAAVESVNGADTAVGEVRLVAFDEATFAQLERAVAEAQ, from the coding sequence ATGGTCAAGGTGAAGGTCATCCGGGGAGATATCACGCAACAGGACGTCGACGCGGTGGTCAATGCCGCCAACAACCGTATGCGGGGCGGTGGCGGGGTCGACGGTGCGATTCACCGCGCGGGGGGCCCGGCGGTCCTCGAGGAATGCATCACACGGTTTCCGCACGGCCTGGCCACGGGCGACGCCGGCTGGACCACCGCCGGCGACATGCCGGCCCACTGGGTGATCCACACCGTCGGTCCCAACTACGCCGCGGGCGAGCGCGACCGGGGGTTGTTGGTCTCCTGTTACCGGCGCTCGCTGGAGGTGGCCGATGAACTGGGCGCCCGGAGTGTCGCCTTTCCGTTGATCAGCGCGGGCATCTACGGCTGGCCCAAGGGTGATGCGATCGCGGCCGCCGTCGAGTCCGTCAACGGGGCTGACACCGCCGTCGGAGAGGTTCGGTTGGTGGCCTTCGACGAGGCCACCTTCGCGCAGCTCGAGCGGGCAGTCGCGGAGGCTCAGTAG
- a CDS encoding 5'-3' exonuclease — MSTLMIFDTSYLYFRAFFGVPATFRAPDGRPVNAVRGTLDFISRLMQQYSPDEIACAWDINWRPDWRVELIPSYKAHRVVEVAGAEIEQVDDDLTIQVPLIRAALEATGIPIIGAEDHEADDVLATLARRHQGTTLVVTGDRDLFQLVDPQTSVVYVARGVAKHELVTPEVLAQKYGLSADRYVDFAVLRGDPSDGLPGVKGIGDKSAASLVNAYPSLEAMVEAAVEPGSGMSPSMRSKLLADVEYLVKAREVVTCVDTLELPALQRGALNAERAAELSEELALGGSMERLLKVLSPQG, encoded by the coding sequence GTGAGCACCCTGATGATCTTCGACACCTCATATCTGTACTTCCGGGCGTTCTTCGGCGTCCCGGCTACGTTCCGCGCGCCGGACGGGCGCCCCGTCAATGCCGTACGGGGCACGCTCGACTTCATCTCCCGCCTGATGCAGCAGTACTCCCCCGACGAGATCGCCTGCGCCTGGGACATCAACTGGCGGCCCGACTGGCGGGTGGAGCTCATCCCCTCGTACAAGGCCCACCGCGTCGTCGAGGTGGCGGGCGCGGAGATCGAACAGGTCGACGACGACCTCACCATCCAAGTGCCCCTGATCCGGGCGGCACTGGAGGCCACCGGGATTCCCATCATCGGCGCGGAGGACCATGAGGCCGACGACGTGCTGGCCACGCTCGCCCGCCGGCACCAGGGCACCACGCTGGTGGTGACCGGCGACCGCGACCTGTTCCAGCTCGTCGACCCGCAGACCTCCGTCGTCTACGTGGCACGCGGCGTGGCCAAGCACGAACTGGTGACGCCGGAGGTGCTCGCCCAGAAGTATGGGCTCTCCGCCGACCGTTATGTCGACTTTGCGGTGTTGCGGGGCGATCCCTCCGACGGCCTTCCCGGGGTCAAGGGCATCGGCGACAAGAGCGCGGCCTCCCTGGTCAACGCTTATCCCAGCCTGGAGGCCATGGTGGAAGCAGCCGTCGAGCCGGGGTCGGGGATGTCGCCGTCCATGCGGTCCAAGCTCCTGGCCGACGTCGAGTACCTGGTGAAGGCCCGTGAGGTGGTCACCTGCGTTGACACGCTCGAGTTGCCGGCTCTCCAGAGAGGTGCCCTCAACGCCGAGCGGGCAGCTGAACTGAGCGAGGAACTGGCCCTCGGCGGCTCGATGGAGCGCCTGCTGAAGGTGTTGTCGCCCCAGGGCTAA
- a CDS encoding glycerophosphodiester phosphodiesterase, protein MAAVYPDYLSPEFVAMAHRGGSFMTANHGIENTTRAFANAVALGFRYLETDVHTTSDGHLVAFHDVSLGRVTDVAGSLRDLTLAELSELRVGDREPIPTLDELFETFPDINFNIDIKSVTAVDPLVQAIVKHNAERRVCVGSFARTRIRRFRSLLPQVPTAVSPTGVAALTMGAISPGGDVYQVPLQHPIGPVTVDIVTPKNIERIHAAGRKIHVWTVDDPTTMHRLIDWGVDGLVTDRPDLLKDVLRARGMWSTQ, encoded by the coding sequence ATGGCGGCGGTGTATCCCGACTACCTTTCCCCCGAGTTCGTGGCGATGGCTCATCGAGGCGGGTCGTTCATGACCGCCAATCACGGGATCGAGAACACCACACGGGCCTTCGCCAACGCCGTGGCGCTGGGTTTCCGCTACCTCGAAACCGACGTGCACACCACGAGCGACGGGCACCTCGTGGCCTTCCACGACGTGAGCCTCGGCCGCGTCACAGATGTCGCCGGTTCGCTGCGCGACCTCACGCTGGCGGAACTGAGCGAGCTGCGTGTCGGCGACCGCGAGCCCATCCCGACGCTCGATGAACTCTTCGAGACGTTCCCCGACATCAACTTCAACATCGACATCAAGTCCGTCACCGCCGTGGACCCGTTGGTGCAGGCCATCGTCAAACACAACGCGGAGCGACGGGTGTGCGTCGGGTCATTCGCCCGTACCCGCATCCGGCGTTTCCGGAGCCTCCTCCCCCAGGTGCCCACGGCGGTGTCACCGACAGGGGTGGCGGCGCTCACCATGGGGGCCATCTCGCCCGGCGGCGACGTGTATCAGGTGCCACTGCAGCATCCGATCGGCCCGGTGACCGTGGACATCGTCACCCCCAAGAACATCGAGCGCATCCACGCCGCCGGCCGGAAGATCCACGTGTGGACCGTGGACGACCCCACCACCATGCATCGGCTGATCGACTGGGGCGTCGACGGCCTCGTCACAGACCGGCCGGACTTGCTCAAAGACGTCCTCCGTGCACGGGGGATGTGGTCTACTCAATAG
- a CDS encoding FxsA family protein: MAGRRGAVALSVTAIALLLLVVAEVAAIIWVAGEIGWWTLVLMVGTTFLGFYLMQREWRKAWTALSEAIRSGQLPTGRMADASLVLAGGILLTVPGLLTDVLGLLLLLPFTRPFVRSAITWWAARVLKPTSIVAPTVIKGEATAGGPATETLIPGITRKNDEAAGGNVIRGDLDDEESV; the protein is encoded by the coding sequence ATGGCTGGCCGACGCGGCGCTGTGGCGCTCAGCGTCACCGCCATCGCGCTTCTGCTCCTCGTGGTGGCAGAAGTTGCTGCCATCATCTGGGTCGCCGGCGAGATCGGCTGGTGGACGCTCGTCCTCATGGTGGGCACCACGTTCCTGGGTTTCTACCTGATGCAGCGGGAGTGGCGGAAGGCCTGGACGGCACTGTCCGAGGCCATTCGCTCCGGCCAGTTGCCCACCGGGCGGATGGCCGACGCCAGCCTGGTGCTGGCGGGTGGCATTCTCCTGACCGTGCCCGGGCTTCTCACGGACGTTCTCGGTCTGTTGCTCCTGTTGCCCTTCACCCGGCCGTTCGTCAGATCAGCCATCACATGGTGGGCGGCACGCGTCCTGAAGCCGACGTCGATCGTGGCGCCCACCGTCATCAAGGGTGAGGCCACCGCGGGGGGCCCCGCCACCGAAACCCTCATTCCCGGCATCACGAGGAAAAACGACGAGGCCGCCGGCGGAAACGTGATCCGCGGCGACCTCGACGATGAAGAGTCGGTCTAG
- a CDS encoding alpha/beta fold hydrolase, with protein sequence MDIILIPGLWLDGSSWERVTPALLKAGHRVTAITPPGHDGADPRHVTYADLVAAIVTEIDSASGPAMLVGHSAACAAAWAAADRRPDRTASVLLLGGFPIPDGMMLLDGFETNDDGVLPFPGWQPFDGPDIADLSEGDRAWLEGHMSPAPADYALGTQSLGNPKRYDVPVVMVCPEFSEADVRNWISQGFAPVSELPKVRHLSYVELDSGHWPQASQPEKLADVILTEASGGR encoded by the coding sequence ATGGACATCATTCTCATTCCCGGACTCTGGCTGGACGGCTCCTCTTGGGAGCGCGTCACCCCCGCCCTGCTGAAGGCCGGTCACCGCGTGACCGCCATCACACCGCCAGGCCACGATGGCGCGGACCCCCGCCACGTCACCTACGCCGACCTCGTCGCGGCCATCGTCACGGAGATCGACAGCGCCAGCGGTCCCGCCATGCTCGTAGGTCACTCAGCCGCGTGCGCCGCCGCTTGGGCCGCAGCTGATCGCCGGCCTGACCGCACGGCCAGTGTGCTGTTGCTGGGAGGTTTCCCCATCCCGGACGGCATGATGCTGTTGGACGGCTTCGAGACCAACGACGACGGCGTCCTGCCCTTCCCCGGCTGGCAACCATTCGACGGCCCGGACATCGCAGACCTCAGCGAGGGGGACCGGGCCTGGCTCGAGGGCCACATGTCTCCAGCCCCTGCCGATTACGCCCTCGGCACGCAGTCGCTGGGCAACCCGAAGCGCTACGACGTGCCGGTCGTCATGGTGTGCCCCGAGTTCTCGGAGGCCGATGTGCGCAACTGGATCTCGCAGGGTTTCGCGCCCGTGTCGGAGTTGCCCAAGGTCCGGCACCTTTCGTACGTGGAGCTGGATTCCGGCCACTGGCCGCAGGCGAGCCAGCCGGAGAAGCTCGCCGACGTGATCCTCACCGAGGCCTCCGGGGGACGTTAG